A section of the Armatimonadota bacterium genome encodes:
- a CDS encoding TlpA disulfide reductase family protein, whose protein sequence is MRRLPLALSSLLLLTATAVFPQEKVRLAPGDKLPALRVGEWLKGAPPKNINKGIAIIDFWATWCGPCKEMMPELSALAAANPDIYVVGLSVLERDITSAKLRSFVAGMGDKMKFNVACDKKDFISKNWITPAAISQIPTTILAKDGVIQWIGHPEDLPRTLRAVREGSHDLPKTRKAYVETGDEGLRERAFNQLLYVVDSQLDEPNPTKGIQAFEKLKTDYPKYWGLASDWELKYLLRADSPKGEALIASLFEKKKYFKLSISLTYVRFENQVALEAARKLLATEGIKDPMVYFFLANYFVVSKLKTEALTAVDLATKAYDANGKDIPDIPKNIEMKRKQANALPGLTSTSVD, encoded by the coding sequence TCCTGACGGCGACTGCAGTATTCCCACAGGAGAAGGTCAGACTCGCCCCAGGAGACAAACTTCCCGCACTCAGGGTGGGGGAGTGGCTCAAGGGTGCCCCACCAAAGAACATCAACAAGGGCATCGCGATCATCGACTTCTGGGCGACATGGTGCGGACCGTGCAAGGAGATGATGCCAGAACTGTCCGCGCTCGCCGCCGCTAATCCGGATATCTACGTCGTTGGGCTGAGCGTTTTGGAGCGTGACATCACGTCTGCAAAGCTGCGCTCTTTCGTGGCTGGTATGGGAGACAAGATGAAGTTCAACGTCGCATGTGACAAGAAGGATTTCATCTCGAAGAACTGGATCACTCCAGCTGCAATTAGCCAAATCCCGACTACCATTTTGGCCAAAGATGGAGTCATCCAGTGGATCGGTCACCCCGAGGATCTCCCCAGAACGTTGAGGGCCGTGCGCGAAGGATCGCACGATCTTCCGAAAACGCGCAAGGCTTACGTCGAAACTGGCGACGAGGGACTCCGGGAGCGGGCGTTCAACCAACTCCTCTACGTCGTCGATTCGCAGCTCGATGAACCGAACCCGACCAAGGGTATTCAGGCCTTCGAAAAGCTTAAGACAGACTATCCGAAGTATTGGGGATTAGCATCTGACTGGGAGTTGAAATACCTGCTACGAGCCGATTCGCCAAAAGGTGAAGCTCTCATCGCATCATTGTTTGAGAAGAAGAAATATTTCAAACTCTCCATCAGCCTCACCTATGTAAGATTCGAGAACCAGGTTGCACTGGAGGCTGCGAGGAAGTTGTTGGCCACGGAAGGCATCAAGGACCCCATGGTGTACTTCTTCCTCGCTAACTACTTCGTCGTCTCCAAGCTCAAGACGGAGGCTTTGACCGCCGTCGACTTGGCGACCAAAGCCTACGATGCGAACGGAAAGGACATTCCGGACATTCCCAAGAATATCGAGATGAAGCGAAAGCAAGCCAATGCCCTACCCGGCCTTACATCAACTTCTGTCGATTGA
- the radC gene encoding DNA repair protein RadC: protein MASETLARLKTLGMQAMLPMELLAFAVSKSDDEVDRWLGVSREMMLAGRKLRKFADLSADELQRAFDLDEPTAKRLVAMFTLGRKVGVAGKGELEIETITDPQDVADLLDDLRHERQEHFVAIYLDSKSVILRVATIHIGTANASIVGLREIFREAVREGAVSLIVAHNHPSGDPEPSTEDIEVTAKIKEAGQLLDIQLLDHVIIGERRFVSLNRQKLM, encoded by the coding sequence ATGGCATCCGAAACTCTCGCACGACTCAAGACGCTCGGGATGCAAGCCATGCTTCCGATGGAACTTCTTGCATTTGCGGTGAGCAAGAGTGACGATGAAGTTGACCGCTGGCTTGGGGTTTCGCGAGAAATGATGCTAGCTGGGAGGAAGCTCCGAAAGTTCGCCGATCTCTCCGCGGACGAACTGCAACGTGCTTTCGACTTAGACGAACCAACTGCCAAGCGGCTCGTTGCGATGTTTACTCTGGGCCGAAAAGTCGGTGTTGCCGGCAAAGGGGAACTAGAGATCGAGACCATCACCGACCCACAAGATGTTGCCGACCTACTCGACGATCTCCGGCATGAACGGCAAGAACACTTTGTCGCAATCTACCTCGATTCCAAGAGTGTGATCTTGCGGGTCGCGACCATCCATATTGGGACGGCCAACGCATCCATCGTCGGCCTCCGAGAAATCTTCCGCGAAGCCGTCCGCGAGGGCGCCGTGAGCCTGATTGTGGCCCACAACCACCCAAGCGGTGATCCCGAGCCCTCGACTGAGGACATCGAGGTCACCGCGAAGATCAAGGAAGCTGGTCAGTTGCTCGACATCCAGCTACTAGATCACGTCATCATCGGCGAGCGCAGATTTGTCAGCCTCAATCGACAGAAGTTGATGTAA